In one Aricia agestis chromosome 21, ilAriAges1.1, whole genome shotgun sequence genomic region, the following are encoded:
- the LOC121737544 gene encoding ejaculatory bulb-specific protein 3-like, which yields MKNLLALVVVVAYLATCEGGYAYGDINENFKFEDLEKNPAALKKQVDCYLDRAPCDDIPQHYKTHIREEIVNSCAECDVRLKHNIKTFLHILKKTLPEEYKSFRAKYDPDGTLFDRIENIVTPF from the exons ATGAAGAATCTCCTCGCACTCGTCGTAGTAGTGGCGTATCTAGCTACCTGCGAAGGGGGCTACGCGTACGGGGACATCAACGAAAACTTCAAGTTTGAGGACCTTGAGAAGAACCCCGCGGCTCTGAAAAAGCAGGTCGACTGTTACCTGGACAGGGCGCCCTGTGATGATATACCTCAACATTATAAGA CCCACATCCGAGAAGAGATCGTCAACAGCTGCGCAGAATGCGACGTCCGTTTGAAGCATAACATCAAGACATTCCTTCATATCCTAAAGAAGACTCTGCCAGAGGAATACAAGAGCTTCCGTGCTAAATACGACCCCGATGGCACGCTGTTTGACCGCATCGAGAATATTGTAACTCCTTTCTAG